In Corylus avellana chromosome ca2, CavTom2PMs-1.0, the following proteins share a genomic window:
- the LOC132170811 gene encoding protein transport protein SEC23 A-like — MANPPQPSLGYAVSITPSNPGTSNPHAEESPIPPPPSISPTPPRFPPPKLQQGQSPSPSIESSNVPSPANGVKSGSPIPHLSTPPGPPVFTSPVRPAAVPFRSSPASPQPVAFSSGSFLPTSSPPNLSNGSGELQQQISDGTENSVPTGELPYVLFSAHKILKQKKQANVPSLGFGALVSPGREVSPGPQIIQRDPHRCQSCGAYANIYSNILPGSGQWQCVICRELNGSEGEYVAPSMEDLRNFPELSSPVVDYIQTANKRPGFIPVSDSRISAPIILVIDECLDEPHLQHLQSSLHAFVDSLHPSTKLGIILFGRTVSVYDFSEESIASADVLPGDKSPTQESLKALIYGSGIYLSQIHASLPVAHAIFSSLRPYKLNFPEASRDRCLGTAVEVALAIVQGPSAELSRGVVKRSGGNSRIIVCAGGPNTYGPGSVPHSLSHPNYPHMEKTALKWMDQLGREAHRHNIVVDILCAGTCPLRVPILQPLAKASGGVLVLHDDFGEAFGVNLQRASTRAAGSHGLLEVRCSDDILITQVVGPGEEAHVDTHETFKSDSSLYIQMISVEETQSFSLSMESKRDIKSDYIFFQFAIQFSNVYQADISRVITVRLPTVDSVSAYLESVQDEVAAVLIAKRTLLRAKNYSDAVDMQTTIDERVKDIALKFGSQVPKSKLYRFPKELSLLPELLFHLRRGPLLGSIIGHEDERSVLRNLFLNASFDLSLRMIAPRCLMHREKGTFEELPAHDLAMQSDAAVVLDHGTDVFIWLGAELAADEGRSAAALAACRTLAEELTEVRFPAPRILAFKEGSSQARYFVSRLIPAHKDPPYEQEARFPQLRTLTTEQRMKLKSNFIHFDEPSFCEWMRSLKLVPPEPS; from the exons ATGGCTAATCCACCACAGCCTTCCCTCGGGTACGCTGTTTCTATCACTCCCTCAAACCCGGGCACATCAAACCCTCACGCTGAGGAAAGTCCaattcctcctcctccttcaatTTCTCCCACACCTCCCAGATTTCCTCCACCAAAATTACAACAAGGTCAGAGTCCTTCACCTTCAATAGAAAGCTCAAATGTACCATCTCCAGCCAATGGTGTTAAAAGTGGCAGCCCCATTCCCCATTTAAGCACTCCCCCTGGACCTCCTGTCTTTACTTCACCTGTTCGCCCTGCTGCTGTGCCTTTCCGCTCTTCGCCTGCATCTCCTCAGCCAGTTGCATTTTCTTCGGGTTCATTTTTGCCAACGTCTTCACCTCCCAACCTTTCAAATGGATCGGGTGAGTTGCAGCAACAAATTTCTGATGGTACAGAGAACTCGGTGCCAACTGGGGAATTACCGTATGTTCTATTTTCAGCTCATAAG ATTTTGAAACAGAAGAAGCAAGCAAATGTACCCAGTTTAGGTTTTGGGGCATTGGTTTCTCCTGGGAGGGAGGTTTCACCAGGTCCTCAAATAATACAACGTGATCCCCATCGCTGTCAAAGTTGTGGAGCCTATGCAAATATCTATAGCAACATATTACCTGGCTCAGGCCAGTGGCAGTGTGTTATTTGTCGTGAACTGAATGGAAGTGAGGGTGAATACGTCGCTCCCAGCATGGAAGATCTTCGTAACTTTCCAGAACTGTCGTCACCTGTGGTTGATTATATTCAAACTGCTAACAAGAGACCCGGTTTTATTCCAGTTTCCGATTCGAGAATCTCTGCACCCATTATTCTTGTCATAGATGAGTGCTTAGATGAACCACACCTTCAGCACTTACAGAGCTCCCTACATGCATTTGTTGATTCACTTCACCCATCAACAAAATtaggaattattttatttggtcgCACAGTATCAgtttatgatttttcagaggAATCAATTGCATCTGCTGATGTGCTTCCTGGTGACAAATCACCAACTCAGGAGTCATTGAAAGCATTGATTTATGGAAGTGGCATATATTTGTCCCAAATTCATGCTTCACTACCTGTAGCACATGCCATATTCTCATCACTGAGGccatataaattaaactttCCAGAAGCTTCCAGAGACCGGTGCTTGGGCACAGCAGTTGAGGTTGCTCTTGCTATCGTTCAAGGGCCATCAGCAGAGTTGTCTCGAGGGGTAGTTAAAAGGTCAGGTGGAAATAGCAGAATTATTGTGTGTGCTGGTGGACCTAATACTTATGGCCCTGGATCTGTCCCTCATTCGTTAAGTCACCCAAATTATCCTCATATGGAAAAGACAGCATTGAAATGGATGGATCAACTAGGTCGGGAGGCTCATCGGCACAATATAGTGGTTGACATTTTATGTGCCGGAACATGCCCTCTAAGAGTTCCTATTTTGCAGCCTCTCGCAAAAGCTTCTGGGGGTGTTTTGGTTCTTCATGATGACTTTGGAGAAGCCTTTGGCGTAAACTTGCAAAGAGCATCTACCAGGGCAGCAGGTTCACATGGTTTGTTGGAAGTACGCTGTTCTGATGATATTCTGATAACTCAAGTTGTGGGTCCTGGTGAAGAGGCACATGTAGATACTCATGAAACCTTTAAGAGTGACTCTTCTTTATATATTCAAATGATTAGTGTTGAAGAAACGCAGAGCTTCTCACTTTCCATGGAAAGTAAAAGAGATATTAAGAGTGATTACATATTTTTTCAGTTTGCAATCCAGTTTTCAAATGTGTATCAAGCTGATATATCCAGAGTTATCACTGTTAGATTGCCAACTGTGGATAGTGTTTCGGCATATCTTGAGAGTGTTCAAGATGAAGTGGCAGCCGTTCTTATTGCCAAGAGGACCCTCTTGCGAGCCAAAAACTATTCTGATGCAGTTGATATGCAAACAACAATAGATGAAAGAGTTAAAGACATTGCTTTGAAGTTTGGGTCCCAAGTACCAAAGTCAAAGCTTTACCGGTTCCCCAAAGAGCTCTCGTTATTACCAGAGCTCCTATTTCATCTTAGAAGGGGCCCACTTTTGGGAAGTATTATTGGCCATGAAGATGAGAGGTCTGTATTACggaatttgtttttaaatgcaTCCTTTGATCTTTCACTCCGAATGATAGCACCTCGTTGTCTAATGCACCGGGAAAAGGGTACTTTTGAGGAACTGCCAGCTCATGACCTGGCTATGCAGTCTGATGCAGCAGTTGTTCTTGACCATGGCACAGATGTCTTCATTTGGTTG GGTGCTGAACTTGCGGCTGATGAAGGAAGAAGTGCAGCTGCTTTGGCGGCTTGCAGGACATTGGCTGAAGAGCTAACTGAAGTGCGATTTCCAGCTCCTCGGATCCTTGCTTTTAAG GAGGGGAGCTCTCAGGCTCGGTATTTCGTTTCTCGGCTGATACCAGCACACAAGGATCCTCCATACGAGCAG GAGGCGAGATTCCCCCAGCTCCGGACTCTGACAACGGAACAGCGAATGAAGctgaaaagcaattttattCACTTTGATGAGCCTAGCTTCTGCGAGTGGATGCGAAGTCTGAAATTGGTGCCGCCAGAACCAAGCTAA
- the LOC132171585 gene encoding proline--tRNA ligase, cytoplasmic-like encodes MASGEGKKSKANASGEGKKSKANASGGAKKKEVKRETGLGLTNSKDENFGEWYSEVVVNAELIEYYDISGCYILRPWAMSIWEIMQVFFDAEIKKMNIQNCYFPLFVSPGVLQKEKDHVEGFAPEVAWVTKSGESELEVPIAIRPTSETVMYPYYSKWIRGHRDLPLKLNQWCNVVRWEFSNPTPFIRSREFLWQEGHTAFATKAEADAEVLDILELYRRIYEEFLAIPVVKGRKSEHEKFAGGLYTTSVEAFIPNNGRGIQGATSHCLGQNFAKMFEINFENEKGEKGMVWQNSWAYSTRTIGVMVMVHGDDKGLVLPPKVASYQVIVIPVPYKDADTKGIFDACAATVDTLSKAGIRAKADFRDNYSPGWKYSHWEMKGVPLRIEIGPKDLANSQVRAVRRDNSAKIDIPSAKLVEQVQEMLDNIQQNLFDIAKQKRDASVETVRTWDEFVGALSQRKLILAPWCDEEEVEKDVKARTKGEIGAAKSLCSPFDQPELPEGTICFASGKPAKKWTYWGRSY; translated from the exons ATGGCCAGTGGCGAGGGAAAAAAGTCAAAAGCTAATGCCAGTGGTGAGGGAAAAAAGTCAAAAGCTAATGCCAGCGGTG GGGCCAAAAAGAAGGAGGTGAAGAGGGAGACTGGTTTGGGTCTAACCAATAGCAAGGACGAGAATTTTGGGGAATGGTATTCTGAG GTAGTTGTCAATGCAGAATTGATCGAGTACTATGATATTTCTGGCTGTTATATTCTTAGGCCATGGGCAATGTCAATCTGGGAGATCATGCAA GTATTCTTTGATgctgaaataaagaaaatgaacatCCAGAACTGCTACTTCCCACTTTTTGTTTCTCCTGGCGTATTGCAGAAGGAGAAGGATCATGTTGAGGGTTTTGCTCCTGAG GTTGCGTGGGTGACAAAATCTGGGGAGTCTGAGTTGGAAGTGCCTATTGCAATTCGCCCAACAAGTGAGACTGTCATGTATCCTTACTATTCCAAGTGGATAAGGGGACACAGAGACTTGCCTTTGAAACTCAATCAGTGGTGCAATGTTGTTCGATGGGAATTCAGCAATCCCACACCATTTATCAG GAGTCGTGAGTTCCTTTGGCAGGAAGGGCATACTGCATTTGCAACAAAAGCAGAGGCAGATGCAGAG GTTCTAGATATTTTGGAACTTTATAGACGTATTTATGAAGAATTCTTGGCTATCCCTGTTGTAAAGGGAAGGAAGAGCGAACATGAGAAATTTGCTGGTGGCTTATACACGACTAGTGTTGAG GCATTTATTCCAAACAATGGTCGTGGTATACAAGGTGCAACTTCACATTGTTTGGGTCAAAATTTTGCAAAAATGTTTGAGATAAACTTTGAAAATGAGAAGGGAGAGAAGGGTATGGTCTGGCAGAACTCATGGGCCTATAGCACTCGAACG ATTGGTGTGATGGTCATGGTCCATGGTGATGATAAAGGCTTGGTTCTGCCACCCAAAGTAGCATCTTACCAGGTTATTGTTATTCCTGTTCCATACAAAGATGCTGATACTAAGGGAATTTTTGATGCCTGTGCCGCTACCGTGGATACCTTGTCTAAGGCAGGTATTCGTGCTAAGGCAGATTTTAGAGACAACTACTCCCCTGGTTGGAAGTACTCGCACTGGGAAATGAAAGGTGTTCCTTTAAGGATTGAAATTGGGCCAAAAGACTTGGCAAATAGTCAG GTACGTGCTGTTCGCCGTGACAACTCAGCAAAAATAGACATCCCTAGCGCCAAGTTGGTTGAGCAAGTACAAGAAATGCTGGATAATATTCAACAAAACTTGTTTGATATCGCTAAACAAAAACGAGATGCTTCTGTTGAGACTGTAAGAACTTGGGATGAATTTGTGGGAGCGCTCAGCCAAAGGAAATTGATCTTAGCTCCTTGGTGTGATGAGGAG GAGGTGGAGAAAGATGTGAAAGCAAGGACAAAAGGTGAGATAGGAGCAGCTAAGAGTCTTTGTTCCCCATTTGACCAGCCAGAGCTCCCAGAAG GTACTATATGCTTTGCTTCAGGAAAGCCTGCAAAAAAGTGGACCTACTGGGGCAGGAGTTACTAG